The following coding sequences are from one Cyprinus carpio isolate SPL01 chromosome A24, ASM1834038v1, whole genome shotgun sequence window:
- the LOC109075474 gene encoding eukaryotic translation elongation factor 1 epsilon-1-like, with amino-acid sequence MALRELSSLEKFLGLKKPNKYSTQGGKKVPVLQNNNGPALIGLVTIASHLIREAKRPELLGDSAEQRAVVQQWLEHRITRLDNCSKEEINIILKDLNRYLEDKVYLAGNVFTLADILMYYGIHHIVVELAIQEKERYLNVTRWFDHIQHYPGVRHHLPPVVVLRNRVYPSGNH; translated from the exons ATGGCGTTAAGGGAGCTGAGCTCGTTGGAGAAATTTCTAGGATTGAAGAAGCCCAATAAATACAGCACGCAAGGAGGGAAAAAG GTCCCTGTTCTCCAAAACAACAATGGACCAGCATTGATTGGTCTGGTCACTATAGCGTCCCATCTGATCCGTGAGGCTAAGAGACCTGAGCTGCTAGGAGACAGCGCTGAACAGAGAGCTGTGGTCCAGCAATGGCTTGAACATCGAATAACACGACTAGATAACTGTTCTAAGGAAGAAATCAACATTATTTTGAAG GATCTTAACCGGTACCTGGAGGACAAAGTTTACCTTGCTGGGAACGTCTTCACCCTGGCAGACATCCTCATGTATTACGGAATTCACCACATTGTT GTGGAATTGGCTATACAGGAGAAAGAGCGATATCTGAATGTCACCAGGTGGTTTGATCATATCCAGCACTATCCAGGTGTACGACACCATTTGCCTCCTGTGGTGGTTTTGAGGAACAGAGTTTACCCTAGTGGTAACCACTGA